In one Rutidosis leptorrhynchoides isolate AG116_Rl617_1_P2 chromosome 8, CSIRO_AGI_Rlap_v1, whole genome shotgun sequence genomic region, the following are encoded:
- the LOC139863696 gene encoding probable alpha-amylase 2 has protein sequence MDILLQGHWPFPRDKLMQGYAYILTHPGTPVVFYDHFYDFGLHDVITELIDARKRAGIHCRSPVKIYHANNDGYVAQIGDTLVMKLGHFDWNPSKEIDLDGSWQKFVDKGSDYQLWLRM, from the exons ATGGATATCTTGTTACAGGGTCATTGGCCGTTTCCACGAGATAAGCTTATGCAAGGATACGCATACATCTTAACACATCCTGGAACG CCTGTGGTATTTTATGACCATTTCTATGATTTCGGGCTGCATGATGTGATAACGGAACTAATAGACGCTAGAAAGCGAGCAGGGATCCATTGTCGAAGTCCTGTGAAGATTTATCACGCGAATAACGACGGTTATGTGGCTCAGATTGGAGATACATTAGTGATGAAGCTTGGGCACTTTGATTGGAACCCTTCAAAAGAAATAGATTTGGATGGGAGTTGGCAAAAGTTTGTTGATAAAGGCTCAGATTACCAGCTATGGTTGAGAATGTAG